The genomic interval ctaatgtgaggtaaaaaataataaatggcaagctatgacaaaaatatatcaactttgttttgaatgaagtattatagaaatataaggcctagtacattatgttatttaaaaatagaaatttaatatttttttcttgtcattctaattttctatatatgtcatataatggctatgatgattttaataaattattaaaagtgGTCAATAAAGTCGCAGATCAAATATAACAGAATGATCCATATTAACAATttttgattttatggattttgaacaGAGACGAGTGTGGTAATTAGCTTAACAAAAGTTTGTTCTCtttactaaatatatatatatatatatattcaaggaaaatcaatatcatcaataaagaaaaagcaaaaaattagcgctaatctattcagaaataatacatctataaatttaaaaaaaaaaaaacaaattcaataaaataattaattccagtgaaagtaattaaaaattttcatcaacaaatttaagaatatataaaatatatttatatccataaatcatatttatcaatatatatttttttattcaatcgattatggttagataaacttatttagctcgtatttgtgatatttttattcaaattttagaagaataacaatcataataattagtctgttgttaattattttatcaattgaagacatataaattattttctcaacatttggttgtatgttagtaggtaaattagtagttgagtgattttgataatttttaaaagttgagggcataaaatcatatttaaaaaagatttttcaaaagtctaaaaaaaaaattcaaaaagacatggtcaaacacaactccaacttcatcttcaactccaactccaactccgaaaaaaaatagtttttatggcAAACGAATTAATTTccaaattaattttcttaaaagaataaaaacgTAAAACGAATAGGAGGGTACGCCATACTAAAAACCAAAGGCACATTTCCTaaccaaattaaattaaaaattaaaaattaaaggatgagtacagaaaaaaaaatatttgttggaaattttagaaaaaatcaaaaggagaaatagaataaAAGGCAGTCTTCTGCACTAAAGTTCTTGTTATATGTGTGGTCCATGGAAGGATCGGACTACAATGGTCTATCGTACGTAGTCTTACTTCGCGTTTCTGCTAGATATAGTTTGAACCTGTGACCTTCTGGTCATATGAAAACTCTCGCTATGCCTGAAGTTCAAGGAAGGACCGGAACACAATGGTCTACTGTACACAGTTTTATTTTGCATTTCTGTCAAAACCTTTTTTCAATAGTTGAACTCGTGATCTCCTGATCACAtgaaagctcccgctatgcactgGGCGCTAGAAAGGGTTAGACCACAATGGTCTATCATATACAGTTTTACTTTGTATTTCTGCGAGAGATTGTTTCCATGACTTGAACCTATTGTGACCAAGGATGTCACATAGCAACAACTTCACCAACTACTTCAAAGCtccaaaagggaaaaagaaaacaaagtgtaattcggtgcactaaagctcccgctatgcatgAGCCCGTGAAAAAGCAGAACACAATGATTTATTATGcccagccttaccttgcatttttatAAGAGGTTGTTTTCATCACTTGAACTTATGAAcaattttaccagttactccaaagcTCGAAAAGCAAAAAAAGGAGTATACCAAGTATAAAAGGCAAAGCTCTGAAGCCACCCTTTTGAGTTTCAGAAATATCAAGCAAAGGCTCTTCAAccatttctcctttttcatttgaTGAATTCTCCATCTCCGTGTGTACAATCACactaccaaagaaaaaaaaaatctctatcAACTTGGTAGCAGTAACACACAGAGTGTCTACTGATAGAGTAAAGACAGTTAACACATTGAACAACCACCAAGCACATGCATGTGAATATAATATACAAACAAAGAGCAAAATTGTGTGGAGGTGATGAAAATGATTTTGGCTTGGCTTGGTGGTCCTACTTCAACTTAGGGGTgttatctttttcattttatttagtttcGTGTATTGTGGGTTTGgtttattgattttcaatttgtaaTAATCAATATCATTAGTTATTGATTTTTTGTTAATTGATCTTTTGGTCCTTAACAATATGGTTTTCGATAGGAGTGTTCACATGTCGGTTCGATTCGATCTTATATATTATCGATTTGATTTATCGTTGCTCGGTTTGTAATAACTGAGTCACAAAGATATTACATTAGCGCTTTACGGTTaatcaaattttgatctttaatgatttgattttgatttaatagattaaaaaatgCTCCTCtaggatttttttttcctttctcttattgtcatttgtttatatatacaatattttcatgcataaaaatctagagaaaaattacaagtaaattcaaataattttattgctAGACAAATTTATTGTAGCAATATCTCGAAAAGAGAAACAAGGACAGTTCACAGTTCACTAGTAGAATGCCAACAAACCAACAACCTTCGAGAAGAAAACAACAGCACATAGACAACGGCTATAAAATGTAAAAACAAATAAAGTTTGTATTTAAATTCTAAAACCAATGTTATTAGTTAGagataaaaagattattttagtATAATCTTATTAGATTATTAGTTTAACCATTAACTAAATATGAATCAAAGCGATCgttcaataaaaaatattataaaatcattaatcaataacattttttcgagttaattaattaattgatttttgcacacccctctTCGTTGAGTTCcctattttttatgaatttctgcATGATATGTTTAACAATATAAGATTAAAGTATATTTTGATTCTTTTGAcatgtatttaatttaaaatcacaagattcaaaaatatttttttagtttcttaaaacttcttttcaagtcaaaatagattaaataaattaaaataaagtattaTTGACTGACTCTTTTTCAAACTTTACAGTATAAGTTTAGAGAGAAAatttgtctatgaagcctcttcAAGTTTCCAATTAGCAAAATGGCTTACTTCTATTGTCTCATCTGTCGAattgataatcgatctgtccATGTATAAGTCAGATCGATAATCGATCGTCGgattgataatcgatctgtcTATATATCGATCGGATAGATAATAAATTCGTCTCAAAAATGGgtcattttcttaaaaataaaaaaattgtagtctatttaattaaaagaagACTTGAAAAGGTCATTTAACAAAAGATCCCTTctaacaacaagttatgcctcatgggcaagagttgacactaccacatcgtgTCTCGATTTATtggatgttctataactcttaccttagaggcaaaacttagcccacaagttacgccccatgggtaagaattgacactatcacatattgtgtcttgatttatgagatgttttattaGTCTTACCTCTTAGACATGACTTAGCCTAAGGACCTCCCAGAAAACAAGTTACGCCCAATGGGCAAGTTTTGACATTATcacattgtgtcttaatttatgagatgttctataactctaaCCTTAGAGGCAAAATTTAACTtaaagattttcaaacaacaagttatgccccacgagcaagacTTGATATAaccacattgtatcttgatttataagatgttttataacttttgtcttagaggcaagacttatcttaaaagactttcaaacaacaaatcattcccttaaatttactttgtgtcaaaaaaaaaaagaaaattcctttgcggattatccaaatttctatttattagcaaaatattaaaaaaatgaagaaaaaataaaaagagaaaaaaaataaagagaaaaaaaaagatcaagaaaaaaaaaaagcaacaaNNNNNNNNNNNNNNNNNNNNNNNNNNNNNNNNNNNNNNNNNNNNNNNNNNNNNNNNNNNNNNNNNNNNNNNNNNNNNNNNNNNNNNNNNNNNNNNNNNNNaaagaaaaataaaggttgagacaaatgaattaaaaaaagaagaaaaagggagaaatgaaGAAATAGTTAATGCttgaggaaaaaatgaaaaaaatatagagGTTAagtcaaatgaattaaaacatcaaaaaataaaaatcaagaaaaagtaaaaatagaagttgagagacaaataagtatggaaagtttaatAACATTTGAGGTGTAAAGGGGTAAAAATAtactaatattatatttaaaaagaaagaaagattagttttaaagacttttcttacGAGTGACAAAAAAATCCAAAGTTGCCCACTATAGGGGCTATACCATGTAATATCCTAGTAAAAATAGCTTTGGACAAGAATGTAACATAAGGCGACATACAATTTAGATTTTAAATTGTTATGATCTGACCTCGTGCATAACAGAAACTTTAATGTACGGAACGGAGAGGTGTTGGAAAACAATTTGTTTTGGGCCTAGGTGGAGTTTCACTTTTTTGTTGTGTGTGTATCCACAATTTTACTTTTTGTAactaatttatatcattaattaaatacgataaaattaaattaatactaAACTTGGTCTTGAGATATCTCATTTAACGTATTcaacatgacattattttatatcatCTCTCGTATGATATAAATTAATCCACAAATTTAAATACCAAGACTATAATTCTGAAATAATTTAATCTACATAACAATAAGTTTTTGGAACAGCTCATACAAAATCATTACAAAAGTTATCTACAGAAGACTTAGGCCCTCTAATGGACAAATAGATTGGTCTGTCAAACtcgtttttctttaaaaaaagaaaaaaaaatgtgtaaaTGCTACAATTGGATGTGGATAGGTAgtcacttaaacttgtataaaaatGAACATGTAGACATATACGTCCTATATGGCATCCACGTGATGCCACGTAAGACCGGTGTATCTACTTGTTTAGCTTCTACACTTGAACAACATATCCAGTGAGTGACTAcaactttatttatatatattagcaTCAGCCATTCTCAACAGAAGAAAAGTAAACATACAAATAAGCACTTGCATGAATTGATACGATACTAACTATAAGTTATTGGACCAATTCATGGTTTTTCTTCTTCCATAACTTCTACCTCCTCTCCTTTACAAGGACCATAAGCTCTACAGCAAACAATATAACACAGTATGTTTACCAGACAAATTCCTGCTTGAACCAAATAAAAGTAGTCGTAATGGCCCTTGTTTATATTGCTCGATATCCAACTCTCTTGCCCACCTCTTTTGGTCAACTCGTTTGTAGTATTCAGTACAAAGCTAGCTAGTAAGCTTCCCGCTGCGCTACCAACTCCTATTAGAGCAGTAGCTACACTAGACATGGTTTTAGGAAATTCTGATATGTAAAATTGGTTTTGGCTGGGGGCGTACACGGCACCTGCAATGCCAATAATTAAATACTGGGGAAGTAGCCAAACTGCTGACATAGGGATCACGCTTTGTGGATCGTCAGAGTACCCCTCCTTGATTGCAACACTTCTCCGGACACTTTCTACAGCAGCTGAAACTAAAACTGCCaggaaataaagaaataaaccaaACCCCATTCTCTGTTTCGTGCTGAAGTGGACAGGTTTTCCAGTCAGTTTTGATGCTAAGGGAAGAATCACACAACCATAGAGGACAAGCCAAAGTATAGCAGAGATGACACCGAAGAGGCCAAAGGAAGCAGCAGGGATTTCAAAGCTTGAACCAATATGTCGATCCATGGAAGTTGCTTGAAGTACTGGAAAAGAGTTATGGCTATGTATGGTCGACACAACTCCTGTCGACCAGATTGGAACAACTTTGAGCAATGCTTTCAGCTCCTCTACTTGATCTACGGTGCACAGACGCCAAGGATCTATTGCTTCTCCATCTGGGCTCAAATCTAGCTCAGGATCTTGTACAATGCAAGCTTTATTCAGAAACCTAAAGGCAATAAACTGAAGTTAAAACGCAACACGAACAAGTATATAGACCAGAagaaacatcatgaatttagaaCAACATGACATGCGGTCTCTTAATAAACAATAAAAGCTGGAGACAGCAGTATATTAAGTTATATTTGCCCTCAGTGGGTGCAGGTTGAAACAATGAACTTCACAAATACCTCTAGAGGTGAGGAGAGAAACTCAACAACTATAAAATGATGATCAAAATAATAGTTTAGTTGGGGGAAGAAAAGCATACGAAGAAAGTAAGATGACCAACAGATTGCTAAGGATGTAAGAATGGAGTTACCTTAGTTTTTCACTTGGAAGAGCTATGGCTGACCCTTCTTTCTGATGGTATAGTAAATCTGCAGTCTGTGACGACAATCTGAGACGTCTATTTCTATAAGAGGCTACAATCACTTGAAAAAGGCCAGTGATTAAGCTCGATTTAGGCTTCAGCTTCACGTATAATGGAGTACCCAAACAAATTAGAACAGTTGCAAAAAACGCTACCAAAACCGGAACTCCAAAACCTAAACCCCAGCTAATGTTGACTTGGATATAAACAAGACATGTGAGAGCAACCAGGCTAGACAAAGCAAACACGGCATAGTACCAGCTGAAGTATCTCTCCATTGCACGCACATTTTCTTGATATACTATTCCTGTCAATTGATCAGAACCAAATGCTAAAGCTGAGGATCTGATTGCACCTTCTCCGATGGAAATGATCCCAAAAGACAAACATACGAACAAGAATTGTAACATATCTGCTGATTTGCAAATGTCGATGGAATTGACACAGGGTGGGGGCCTTGCTTGCGGAATTACTGATGTCAGCCAAAACGAAAACATCCccttcaaaacacataaaatatctataattatcacCGGGATTGCAATGGTGTACTCTAGCTTAGTCTATGCATTCAAATCACCAACAAGACTCTTTCAGTTATACACAGAAaggacaaactagattaacattaCGCCGTAATTTTATTCCTGAAAACTTGCTGGAACTAACAAAAGAAACCAACTCAGTTAATGAACTTTACCACAACGCTGACAACAGATCCCAAGCCTATCATGTGAAACCGACCCACAAAAGAATCCGCCATAATGGCCGCAGCAACTGGAGCGATGTTGGAAACTGCTGACCAGATGAAAAGCATATTGGACCCAGTAACCATATCCATGTGATACTCATTCATCAAATACAGGATCAGATTCGGTGCTAGAGAAAGCAACCCCATGTTCATCAAAGCCGTATGTCCTaaccaaaatcaaaaaaaatgtaATAGATTAAACAGAGGATTAATGACTCCTCAACTGTTATTTTTAAATCTCCatggacaaaaaaaaaatattcacccACTTCTTTTGACTTCACATTAGAACCATGACTGACGAATCAACAACTAGGTAAAGATTATCAAATCGATCCTCAATGAAGAGCAATTTTAAGTGTTCATCGAGAAATTAACACATAAATGAACTCGATCCTAAAAGTTATTCgagaaaaaatcaaaagaaaaatgaaaaggaggGTAGGCcaaccaaaatcaaataaattaaacatCACGCAGATAA from Capsicum annuum cultivar UCD-10X-F1 unplaced genomic scaffold, UCD10Xv1.1 ctg71420, whole genome shotgun sequence carries:
- the LOC107850139 gene encoding protein NRT1/ PTR FAMILY 1.2 isoform X1, producing MEMENSSTEKGEMVEEPLLDASETQKGGFRALLFILGHTALMNMGLLSLAPNLILYLMNEYHMDMVTGSNMLFIWSAVSNIAPVAAAIMADSFVGRFHMIGLGSVVSVVGMFSFWLTSVIPQARPPPCVNSIDICKSADMLQFLFVCLSFGIISIGEGAIRSSALAFGSDQLTGIVYQENVRAMERYFSWYYAVFALSSLVALTCLVYIQVNISWGLGFGVPVLVAFFATVLICLGTPLYVKLKPKSSLITGLFQVIVASYRNRRLRLSSQTADLLYHQKEGSAIALPSEKLRFLNKACIVQDPELDLSPDGEAIDPWRLCTVDQVEELKALLKVVPIWSTGVVSTIHSHNSFPVLQATSMDRHIGSSFEIPAASFGLFGVISAILWLVLYGCVILPLASKLTGKPVHFSTKQRMGFGLFLYFLAVLVSAAVESVRRSVAIKEGYSDDPQSVIPMSAVWLLPQYLIIGIAGAVYAPSQNQFYISEFPKTMSSVATALIGVGSAAGSLLASFVLNTTNELTKRGGQESWISSNINKGHYDYFYLVQAGICLVNILCYIVCCRAYGPCKGEEVEVMEEEKP
- the LOC107850139 gene encoding protein NRT1/ PTR FAMILY 1.2 isoform X2, whose translation is MNMGLLSLAPNLILYLMNEYHMDMVTGSNMLFIWSAVSNIAPVAAAIMADSFVGRFHMIGLGSVVSVVGMFSFWLTSVIPQARPPPCVNSIDICKSADMLQFLFVCLSFGIISIGEGAIRSSALAFGSDQLTGIVYQENVRAMERYFSWYYAVFALSSLVALTCLVYIQVNISWGLGFGVPVLVAFFATVLICLGTPLYVKLKPKSSLITGLFQVIVASYRNRRLRLSSQTADLLYHQKEGSAIALPSEKLRFLNKACIVQDPELDLSPDGEAIDPWRLCTVDQVEELKALLKVVPIWSTGVVSTIHSHNSFPVLQATSMDRHIGSSFEIPAASFGLFGVISAILWLVLYGCVILPLASKLTGKPVHFSTKQRMGFGLFLYFLAVLVSAAVESVRRSVAIKEGYSDDPQSVIPMSAVWLLPQYLIIGIAGAVYAPSQNQFYISEFPKTMSSVATALIGVGSAAGSLLASFVLNTTNELTKRGGQESWISSNINKGHYDYFYLVQAGICLVNILCYIVCCRAYGPCKGEEVEVMEEEKP